In Methanocaldococcus lauensis, a single genomic region encodes these proteins:
- the sucC gene encoding ADP-forming succinate--CoA ligase subunit beta, with translation MKLHEYEAKKIFKEYGIPVPESFLINKGDDLNSINVDKEVVLKAQVLVGGRGKAGGILFASNKEEFIKKAEELFNKEIKGEKVEKILVEEKLPIEKEYYVSIIIDRDAKKPLVIFSTEGGVDIEEVAEREPEKIIKYHIDVKKPFLPYIARWIVKDAKLPSSEIGKVADIIYKLYKIFKDLDATMVEINPLVITKDGNVYAADAVLHLDDDAAFRHNYEIFEEYKNKEKLPFAYVELDGDVAVIGNGAGLTLASMDIINNLGRKPACFLDIGGGADTETVKLALKKVLENKNVKGIFINILGGITRCDEVAKGIIEVLKEHPNIKFAVRMMGTNEEIGKKILEEHGIPYETSMEEAGKKLIEML, from the coding sequence ATGAAACTACATGAATATGAAGCAAAGAAAATATTTAAAGAGTATGGAATTCCAGTTCCAGAAAGTTTTTTAATAAATAAAGGAGATGATTTAAACAGCATAAATGTTGATAAAGAAGTTGTTTTAAAAGCTCAGGTTTTAGTTGGTGGAAGAGGGAAAGCAGGAGGGATTTTATTCGCATCAAACAAAGAAGAATTTATAAAGAAGGCTGAAGAGCTATTTAATAAAGAAATTAAAGGAGAAAAAGTAGAGAAAATTTTAGTTGAAGAAAAATTACCAATAGAAAAAGAATACTATGTATCAATTATTATTGATAGAGACGCTAAAAAACCGTTAGTTATTTTCTCAACTGAAGGGGGAGTAGATATTGAAGAAGTTGCAGAAAGAGAGCCAGAAAAGATTATAAAGTATCATATTGATGTTAAAAAACCTTTCTTACCATATATAGCGAGATGGATAGTTAAAGATGCTAAGTTACCAAGTAGTGAGATTGGTAAAGTTGCTGATATAATCTATAAATTATACAAAATCTTTAAAGATTTGGATGCAACAATGGTTGAAATAAATCCTTTAGTTATAACTAAAGATGGAAATGTCTATGCCGCTGATGCAGTCCTTCACTTAGATGATGATGCAGCATTTAGACATAATTATGAGATATTTGAAGAATACAAAAACAAAGAAAAGTTGCCATTTGCCTATGTTGAATTAGATGGAGATGTTGCTGTTATAGGAAATGGGGCTGGTTTAACATTGGCAAGTATGGATATAATTAACAACCTCGGCAGAAAACCAGCTTGCTTCTTAGACATTGGTGGAGGGGCTGATACTGAAACAGTAAAATTGGCTCTAAAAAAAGTTTTAGAAAATAAAAATGTTAAAGGAATATTTATTAACATATTAGGAGGAATAACAAGATGTGATGAAGTTGCAAAAGGAATTATTGAAGTTCTAAAAGAGCATCCAAATATAAAATTTGCTGTTAGAATGATGGGAACTAATGAGGAAATTGGTAAGAAGATTTTAGAAGAGCATGGAATTCCTTATGAAACCTCTATGGAAGAGGCTGGAAAAAAACTTATTGAAATGCTATAA
- a CDS encoding SDR family oxidoreductase, with product MILVTGGAGFIGSHIVDELIKKNYDVIILDNLTTGNKDNINPKAEFVDADIRNKDLDEKINFKDLELVIHQSAQINVRTSIENPIYDADINILGTLNLLEFMRKYDINKIIYASSVGIYGEPKYLPVDETHPINPLSPYGLSKYCGEEYIKLYNRLYGLEYCILRYSNVYGERQDPRGEAGVISIFIDRMLKNQSPIIFGDGNQTRDFVYVKDVVKANLIAFNWKNEIVNIGTGKETSINELYNIIKNEIGFKGNPIYDKPREGEIYRIYLNIEKAKSLGWTSETDLREGIKRVINWMKDKKNINR from the coding sequence ATGATATTAGTTACAGGTGGGGCAGGTTTTATTGGTAGTCATATAGTGGATGAACTTATTAAAAAAAACTATGATGTTATAATTTTAGATAATTTAACTACTGGAAATAAAGATAATATAAATCCTAAGGCAGAGTTTGTTGATGCAGATATAAGAAATAAAGATTTAGATGAAAAAATCAATTTTAAAGATTTAGAATTAGTCATTCATCAATCAGCTCAAATAAATGTAAGAACATCTATAGAAAATCCAATATATGATGCAGATATTAATATTTTAGGAACATTAAATTTATTAGAGTTTATGAGAAAATATGACATTAATAAAATAATATATGCTTCTTCTGTAGGTATATATGGAGAACCAAAATATCTCCCAGTAGATGAAACTCATCCAATAAATCCATTATCTCCTTATGGTTTAAGTAAATACTGTGGAGAAGAGTATATAAAATTATATAATAGATTGTATGGATTGGAATATTGTATTTTAAGATATTCGAATGTTTATGGGGAAAGGCAAGACCCAAGAGGAGAGGCGGGAGTTATTAGTATCTTTATAGATAGAATGTTAAAGAATCAAAGTCCTATTATTTTTGGAGATGGGAATCAAACAAGAGATTTTGTATATGTCAAAGATGTCGTTAAAGCCAACTTAATAGCATTTAACTGGAAAAATGAGATAGTTAATATAGGAACAGGTAAAGAAACTTCTATAAATGAACTTTATAATATTATAAAAAATGAAATAGGTTTTAAAGGAAATCCAATTTATGACAAACCAAGAGAGGGAGAAATTTATAGAATTTACTTAAATATAGAAAAAGCTAAATCATTAGGTTGGACGTCAGAAACTGATTTAAGAGAGGGAATAAAAAGAGTAATTAACTGGATGAAAGATAAAAAAAATATAAATAGGTAA
- the albA gene encoding DNA-binding protein Alba, translated as MDNVVLIGKKPVMNYVLAVLTQLTNNDEVVIKARGKAINKAVDVAEMIRNRFIKDIKIKKIEIGTDKVKNPDGREVNVSTIEIVLAKP; from the coding sequence ATGGACAATGTAGTATTAATAGGGAAGAAGCCAGTGATGAACTATGTTTTAGCAGTTTTAACACAATTGACAAATAATGACGAAGTAGTAATAAAGGCGAGAGGAAAGGCAATTAATAAGGCAGTAGATGTTGCAGAGATGATAAGAAACAGATTTATTAAAGACATTAAAATTAAAAAAATAGAAATAGGAACTGACAAGGTAAAAAATCCAGACGGTAGGGAGGTTAATGTTTCAACAATAGAGATTGTTTTAGCAAAACCATAA
- a CDS encoding RNA-binding domain-containing protein → MLNSIKISAIVHATEDEDKVLEAIEFFIPEDVDEEKINLEVVETEGYFRNPIKIINVSVEGKEAKKIFNHIIDLIKSDERNINKLKKDLHLRIEDNKFYVRFDKQKAYLGKCKVMDGDDVIRVVFNFKIFSPKNKEEKVKEIIKEYLSIE, encoded by the coding sequence ATGCTTAATTCTATAAAAATTAGTGCTATAGTTCATGCTACTGAAGATGAAGATAAAGTTTTAGAGGCTATAGAATTTTTTATTCCAGAGGATGTTGATGAGGAAAAAATAAACTTGGAAGTTGTTGAGACAGAAGGTTACTTTAGAAATCCAATAAAAATTATAAATGTAAGTGTAGAAGGAAAAGAGGCAAAAAAAATATTTAATCATATTATAGATTTAATAAAATCAGATGAAAGAAATATAAATAAATTAAAAAAAGATTTACACCTTAGAATAGAGGATAACAAATTTTATGTTAGATTTGATAAGCAAAAGGCTTATTTAGGAAAATGTAAAGTTATGGACGGTGATGATGTCATTAGGGTAGTTTTTAACTTCAAAATATTTTCTCCAAAAAATAAAGAAGAAAAAGTTAAAGAAATTATTAAAGAATATCTTTCAATCGAATAA
- the hypA gene encoding hydrogenase maturation nickel metallochaperone HypA, translating into MHELSYATAMLDAILNSIKKEEEKGRKIKKVSEINLEIGELTFINVEQLKFAFDVIAEGTVCKGAKINVEFIKPKCKCLDCGYEGDVKIVDEFEIYCPKCNSMRLKLSGGKEFNIKNVTVEFED; encoded by the coding sequence ATGCACGAATTGTCTTATGCTACGGCAATGCTTGATGCTATTTTAAATAGTATAAAAAAAGAAGAAGAAAAAGGTAGAAAGATAAAAAAAGTTAGTGAAATAAACTTAGAAATAGGAGAATTAACTTTTATAAATGTTGAACAGTTAAAATTTGCTTTTGATGTTATTGCAGAGGGAACTGTCTGTAAAGGGGCTAAAATTAATGTTGAATTTATAAAACCAAAATGTAAATGCTTAGATTGTGGTTATGAAGGGGATGTAAAAATAGTAGATGAATTTGAAATATACTGCCCAAAGTGTAACAGTATGAGATTAAAACTATCTGGAGGTAAAGAGTTTAACATAAAAAATGTAACAGTAGAGTTTGAAGATTAA